A portion of the Elephas maximus indicus isolate mEleMax1 chromosome 24, mEleMax1 primary haplotype, whole genome shotgun sequence genome contains these proteins:
- the ENAH gene encoding protein enabled homolog isoform X2, with product MAPLYFEASNTKVSVAAQSKVTATQDSTNLRCIFCGPTLPRQNSQLPAQVQNGPSQEELEIQRRQLQEQQRQKELERERLERERMERERLERERLERERLERERLEQEQLERERQERERQERLERERQERQERERLERLERERQERERQEQLEREQLEWERERRISNAASSSDSSLYSAPLPEYASCQPPSAPPPSYAKVISAPVSDATPDYAVVTALPPTTTPPTPPLRHSATRFATSLGSAFHPVLPHYATVPRPLNKNSRPSSPVNTPSSQSPATKPCAWSPSGFSPLPPSPPVMISSPPGKATGPRPVLPVCVSSPVPQMPASPTAPDGLLDSVTYPVSPPPTSGPAAPPPPPPPLPSLASLSHCGSQASPPGTPLASTPSSKPSVLPSPSAAAPASVETPLNSVLGDSSASEPGLQAASQPAETPAQQGIVLGPPAPPPPPPLPPGPAQVSAALPPPPGPPPPPPLPSSGPPPPPPPPPLPNQVPPPPPPPPAPPLPASGFFVGSMSEDNRPLTGLAAAIAGAKLRKVSRMEDGSFPSGGNTIGVNSASSKTETGRGNGPLPLGGSGLMEEMSALLARRRRIAEKGSTIETEQKEDKNEDSEPITSKASTSTPEPTRKPWERTNTMNGSKSPVISRPKSAPSSQPSANGVQAEGLDYDRLKQDILDEMRKELTKLKEELIDAIRQELSKSNTA from the exons gcaACTGCAAGAGCAGCAACGACAAAAGGAGCTGGAGCGGGAAAGActggagagagaaagaatggaaAGGGAGAGGTTGGAGAGAGAGAGGCTAGAAAGGGAAAGGCTGGAGAGGGAACGACTAGAACAAGAGCagctggagagagagagacaagaaagggaacGTCAAGAGCGCCTGGAGCGGgagaggcaagaaaggcaagaacgGGAGAGACTTGAGAGACTAGAACGGGAAAGGCAAGAAAGAGAGCGACAAGAACAGTTAGAAAGGGAACAGTTGGAATGGGAGAGAGAGCGAAGAATATCAAATGCTG CTTCATCTTCAGACAGCTCCCTGTATAGTGCTCCACTTCCCGAGTATGCCAGTTGCCAGCCTCCTTCAGCACCTCCTCCATCATACGCTAAAGTCATCTCCGCTCCAGTGTCAGATGCCACTCCTGATTACGCTGTGGTGACCGCTTTGCCACCTACTACCACACCCCCTACACCACCACTTCGACACTCAGCGACACGTTTTGCAACATCTCTAGGTTCAGCCTTCCACCCTGTTCTTCCCCATTATGCTACAGTTCCTCGTCCTCTGAACAAAAACTCTCGACCTTCTTCTCCTGTGAACACACCCTCTTCTCAGTCTCCAGCTACGAAGCCCTGTGCCTGGTCTCCTTCCGGTTTTTCACCCCTCCCTCCATCTCCTCCAGTAATGATTAGCAGCCCCCCGGGCAAGGCTACTGGTCCAAGGCCTGTCCTCCCTGTGTGTGTTTCTTCTCCTGTGCCCCAAATGCCTGCATCACCAACAGCACCCGATGGGCTGCTTGACTCTGTAACATACCCAGTGTCTCCACCGCCTACCTCAGGGCCAGCAGctccgccaccgccgccgcctcCACTGCCTTCCCTTGCATCACTGTCACACTGTGGATCTCAGGCTTCTCCTCCAGGCACCCCTCTTGCCTCAACTCCCTCATCCAAGCCTAGTGttctcccttctccctctgcAGCTGCCCCTGCCTCTGTTGAGACTCCTCTAAACTCTGTGCTGGGAGACTCCTCTGCTTCTGAGCCAGGCTTGCAGGCAGCCTCTCAGCCGGCCGAGACTCCAGCCCAACAGG GCATTGTCTTGGGACCACCTGCACCTCCACCCCCTCCTCCACTCCCACCAGGTCCTGCCCAAGTGTCAGCAgcactccctcctcccccaggacctcctccaccacctccacttcCATCCTCCggtcctccacccccaccccctccaccccctctTCCTAACCAAGTACCCCCTCCTCCTCCACCACCTCCTGCCCCGCCCCTCCCTGCATCTGGATTTTTTGTGGGATCTATGTCAGAAGACAATCGCCCTTTAACTGGACTTGCAGCTGCAATTGCTGGAGCAAAACTAAGGAAAGTGTCACGG ATGGAGGATGGCTCTTTCCCAAGCGGAGGGAATACCATTGGTGTGAATTCGGCCTCATCTAAAACAGAAACAGGTCGTGGAAATGGACCCCTTCCTTTAGGGGGTAGTGgtttaatggaagaaatgagtgCCCTGCTGGCCAGGAG GAGAAGGATTGCTGAAAAGGGATCaacaatagaaacagaacaaaaagaggaCAAAAAT GAAGACTCAGAGCCTATAACTTCTAAGGCCTCTACAAGTACACCTG aaccaacaaGAAAACCTTGGGAAAGAACAAATACAATGAATGGCAGCAAGTCACCTGTTATCTCCAG ACCAAAATCTGCACCCTCATCACAGCCCAGTGCCAATGGAGTCCAGGCAGAGGGGCTAGACTACGACAGATTGAAGCAG GATATTTTAGATGAAATgagaaaagaattaacaaaactcaAAGAAGAGCTCATCGATG CAATCAGGCAGGAACTGAGCAAGTCAAATACTGCATAG